In Rhodobacter xanthinilyticus, a single window of DNA contains:
- a CDS encoding substrate-binding periplasmic protein yields the protein MTHPLPFALRRLALGGLVAAALAAPLATPAAAQSPEEGWAGVQAAGKLRCGAAVFPPYVMRDPVTGDYSGFFADLCREFGEEVLNVPVEFVDTTWDNIVAGVQTGKWDLSLALNRTPTRALAIAFSDPAVPYEITLLYNKDNPKIPADAKGLADLDKEDITIAVVSGTAMDKSVSPLVKNAKVVRLPSSDEARLAVMSRRADVLADPSDTNRLFIAANKDWAVDLAPQPAISKQGIGFGLNAAFPAKDIAALNIFIEEKVATGHVEALVDKAVQEVLAEGQ from the coding sequence GTGACCCATCCGCTTCCCTTCGCGCTGCGCCGTCTCGCCCTTGGCGGCCTCGTCGCCGCCGCCCTTGCCGCCCCGCTCGCCACCCCCGCCGCCGCGCAATCGCCCGAAGAGGGCTGGGCGGGCGTGCAGGCCGCGGGCAAGCTGCGCTGCGGCGCGGCCGTCTTCCCGCCCTATGTGATGCGCGACCCGGTCACCGGCGACTACAGCGGCTTCTTCGCCGATCTGTGCCGCGAATTCGGCGAAGAGGTGCTCAACGTGCCGGTCGAATTCGTCGACACCACCTGGGACAACATCGTCGCGGGCGTGCAGACCGGCAAATGGGATCTCTCGCTCGCGCTCAACCGCACGCCGACCCGCGCCCTCGCCATCGCCTTCTCGGACCCGGCGGTGCCCTATGAAATCACGCTCCTCTACAACAAGGACAACCCGAAGATCCCGGCCGACGCGAAGGGCCTTGCCGATCTCGACAAGGAAGACATCACCATCGCCGTCGTCTCCGGCACCGCGATGGACAAATCGGTCAGCCCCTTGGTGAAAAACGCCAAGGTCGTGCGCCTGCCGTCCTCGGATGAGGCGCGCCTTGCGGTGATGTCGCGCCGCGCCGATGTGCTGGCCGACCCCTCGGACACCAACCGCCTGTTCATCGCCGCCAACAAGGATTGGGCGGTCGATCTCGCGCCGCAGCCGGCAATCTCGAAACAGGGCATCGGCTTTGGCCTGAACGCCGCCTTCCCGGCCAAGGATATCGCCGCCCTCAACATCTTCATTGAGGAGAAGGTCGCGACCGGCCATGTCGAGGCCCTCGTCGACAAGGCCGTCCAGGAGGTTCTGGCCGAGGGCCAGTAA